In the Synergistaceae bacterium DZ-S4 genome, CGTTGACAGAGGACGAGAGCTACATTGCAAAGCTCGAAAAAGCGATTCAAGAACCGAGAATGCATCTGTCTGCTGATGTTGCCGCCGGAGTTGGTAAAACTGAAAAAAACGCGTTTCTAGGATTAGATGGCGAGCGCAAATCATTGTTCTGGCTCCTTTCGCGCTTTTCGTTGACACTTGAACAGGCTCATGTCTTGTTCAACAGGGAACACGAATGTTGTGACTACAAAGGGAGAAGAAAACATAAGGATGTTCTTCTCGAATGTAGCGATTCTGAAATGCTTGTTAATCCATATGCCATCTACGAAAAAACACGGCTTATGCAACGCCAATTCCAAGTCCCATTCCGTAACGTAGACATGGCAGTATTCCCACCGCGGGAACTACGGAAACAAGATCCTCTTGGAGAACCTACAGCAGTTTCAGGTGAGAACGACGAACGAAGAATACGGGCAGTTGCCGTAAGTATTTTGGAGTTGCAAAGGCAGAACGGACATACCCTCTATCCACAGAACAAGATGATTGCTGATATAAACGAATTACCACTCGATCCAATCTGTTTCGTCACCAGCGATATTTTAAACAGCTTGACGGGGTTTTTTGAGAAAGAGTTTGTCCCAATAGAAACGGAAGATGGAAGCAAGGCGTACCAATTGAATAGCATGCTGGAGTTTGATAATGTTATACGCTCTGCAGTAAATAAACGGGTAGATTCTCCTAAAAGACATTATGTGACGGAAGATTGGGAGAAAATTGTTAACGAGGCATTCCAGGCATCTGAGCTTACCGATTCCGAGAAGCAGGCGCGGGAAGAGAAAACTGCCATACTGAAAGAACTTTCAGAAGCCCGTTTGTCTGTTCTAATAGGAGGGGCAGGTACGGGCAAAACAACCCTGCTCGCATTGCTGTGCAAATCATCACAGATTCAAGACGGCGGAGTCTTGCTCCTTGCTCCAACAGGAAAGGCCCGTGTACGAATGAGCCAAGCCATGCGCTTGCAGGGGGTTCATTTTGAAGCAAGGACAGTTGCCCAATTCCTTAACCAAAACGACCGTTTCGACTCTGTGACTATGCTATATAAGCTCTCCGATACAGACTCAAAGGATGTACCTAATACCGTCATCATTGACGAATCCTCCATGCTCACAGAGGAAATGTTCGGGGCATTGCTACAAGCATTACGAAAAAATGCTGAGCGAATCATTTTTGTTGGTGACCCCAAGCAGTTGCCGCCTATTGGCGCAGGACGACCATTTGTAGATCTTGTTAACCATCTAAGACAAAATATCCCTGTATTCCCTCGTGTTGGCAAAAGCTATGGTGAATTAACGGTCACTCGCAGACAACAAAATGCCGATGGCAGCCCGCGCTTTGATACATCGCTTGCAGAATGGTATTCGGACTCGGACATAGAGCTTGACAGCGAGATATTCGCAAAGCTGCAAGCTAACCAATGCGGGGATAACATATCTTTCAGAGAATGGGAAACAACGGAAGAACTGAAAGATCTGATCCTTCAAACCGTTGCAGAGGAAACCGGGATGGATGGTATTGATGACATAGACGGGTTTGATTTCTCATTGGGTGGTGTTGTAAACGGCGAATGGATGAACTTTGGTGCCAAACCACAGATGATTGAGGATTGGCAAATACTGTCAGCATTACGTAACGACCCAAAAATCGGCACGGCGACTATCAACCGATATATACACCAGAAATACCGCGTTGAGCCTCAGGTGAAAAGTGCTTATCGTAAGCAAATTACTAAGAACATACTTGGTACCGACGGTATTATCTATGGGGAAAAGATCATTAATACTCGCAATCAAATACTAAAGGGATACCCAGTTATAGAATGTCATAACTATGTTGCTAATGGCGAAGTAGGCATTGTTGAGAGGGTTTGGCAGAAACCAAAAGCAAAGAATAACTCACATCAAGTGAAGTTCAGCTCACAGCCAGAACATAGCTACCAATGGGCATCAAAGGTTACAGACGAAGGCAACAGTGATTTGGAGCTTGCATATGCACTTACTGTGCATAAGGCACAAGGCAGCGAGTTTGGTAAGGTTATACTAATATTAACCGAACCGTGTCGCTTGCTTTCAAAGGAATTGCTATATACGGCAATTACTCGGCAAAAAGAAAAACTCGTTGTCCTCTATAACACCAAAGCTTACCACTTGCGTAACTATTCTTTGATGGAGTTCTCCGACATCGCCCGGAGATTTACTAACCTTTTCAAAAAACCAAAAATCGTTGAATACAAGAAAAATTTCTACGAAGCTGGATTGATTCACAAGACTGCTCGTGGTGAACTTGTCCGTTCGAAATCAGAAGTCATTATTGCTGATGCTCTATTCGATAACGATATTGATTATGCCTATGAAAAAGATCTTAACCTTGGTGCAGATGGCATAAAAAGTCCAGACTTCACGATTGAGGACGCGGAGAGTGGCATCCTGTTTTATTGGGAGCATTGCGGCATGATGACGGAAGATAATTATCGCCGTCGTTGGGAGGCAAAGCGCGAAATATATGCTAAGCACGGCATTGTTGAGGGCGAAAACCTTATCGTTTCTTACGATGATGAAAACGGCGGAATAGATTCTCATGTAATTAGAAAGATCATTGATAAATATTTAAAGTAATAAATCATAAATATTGGTTGACCAATAATTAATCAGGGAGATAAATTGAGAATGGCAAAGTTTAATAAAGGGGATCATGTACAGGATATCAACGATTCAACAAAATACGGTACAGTAGAAAAGGTCTTTCCCCTTGAGGGGGGAGAGCAATATTATCAAGTCCTTTGGCCATATCCTTGCGGACTCACAAGTGTCTGGGAAGAAGATATTTCGCTATTTAACCCCGGCAGAAGCCCTGATTCCGATTTCATTTCGTCCAGTTTCTCAGGGCACGAAGATTTTTTGCGGTATATTACTGTCAACCGTCTTTCAAAAGGTCAACCAATTAAAAATACCTTATATGCCTTTAACGCTTCAAGGACCCGATTTTACCCTTATCAATTCAAACCATTAGTTAA is a window encoding:
- a CDS encoding AAA family ATPase — its product is MLKIDYDQNREPDLRFNTNWVQDASNQRAIFEKFYKKVLPQKSLIITYAKQVPFIEDSKRVVMGIGFVESVIPPPEHNHSNEGNLRSILWETMIGHSIRDERKNGFLLPYREMMLYAAEHPDFDIRSVTVFAEEEYFNEFSYATEHLSYDAVISVLLQTIKALGIVKQCIDGNWDECIAWANARLAEVWKDRGAFPGAGIMLYVMGFKHGIIIAEEIKSSLTEDESYIAKLEKAIQEPRMHLSADVAAGVGKTEKNAFLGLDGERKSLFWLLSRFSLTLEQAHVLFNREHECCDYKGRRKHKDVLLECSDSEMLVNPYAIYEKTRLMQRQFQVPFRNVDMAVFPPRELRKQDPLGEPTAVSGENDERRIRAVAVSILELQRQNGHTLYPQNKMIADINELPLDPICFVTSDILNSLTGFFEKEFVPIETEDGSKAYQLNSMLEFDNVIRSAVNKRVDSPKRHYVTEDWEKIVNEAFQASELTDSEKQAREEKTAILKELSEARLSVLIGGAGTGKTTLLALLCKSSQIQDGGVLLLAPTGKARVRMSQAMRLQGVHFEARTVAQFLNQNDRFDSVTMLYKLSDTDSKDVPNTVIIDESSMLTEEMFGALLQALRKNAERIIFVGDPKQLPPIGAGRPFVDLVNHLRQNIPVFPRVGKSYGELTVTRRQQNADGSPRFDTSLAEWYSDSDIELDSEIFAKLQANQCGDNISFREWETTEELKDLILQTVAEETGMDGIDDIDGFDFSLGGVVNGEWMNFGAKPQMIEDWQILSALRNDPKIGTATINRYIHQKYRVEPQVKSAYRKQITKNILGTDGIIYGEKIINTRNQILKGYPVIECHNYVANGEVGIVERVWQKPKAKNNSHQVKFSSQPEHSYQWASKVTDEGNSDLELAYALTVHKAQGSEFGKVILILTEPCRLLSKELLYTAITRQKEKLVVLYNTKAYHLRNYSLMEFSDIARRFTNLFKKPKIVEYKKNFYEAGLIHKTARGELVRSKSEVIIADALFDNDIDYAYEKDLNLGADGIKSPDFTIEDAESGILFYWEHCGMMTEDNYRRRWEAKREIYAKHGIVEGENLIVSYDDENGGIDSHVIRKIIDKYLK